GGGTTGAGCATCGCACCCGTCTTCGAGATCGCGATCCGCACGGCCTCGTCCGCCGTCTTGACGTCGTACACCGGAACGGCGGCCTCGACGACAACTCTGCAGTCCATCGTGGCGTACCCATCGCCCGCCATCCGTATGAATGTTCCCCGGGTATCAGGACGCCCTCGACCGTCCCCTTCGCCCGAATCCAACCGCCGAGTCGAAACGAACAACCTCCCCCCCTCCCCAGTCGCACACGATGGAACACGGCCTGATCCCGGGCGAGGAGCTCGCCGGCGGGATCGACCTCCTCTCGACGATCGAGAGCGGGCAGACCTACTGCTGGCGTCGCGCGGACGGTCGAACGTACGAGAGCGACGAACGCGGCGGGTGGTACACCACCGTCGTCGACGGGGAGGTACTCCGGGTACGCCAGATCGACGATGGACTCAAGTGGGAGGCGACGACCGACCCGGTCGACCGACTCACCCACCTGCTCCGACTCGACGACGACCTCGACGCCATCGTCGCGGCGACGCCCGACGACCCGCTGATAGACGAGGCCTACCGGGTTCACAAGGGGCTCAGGCTCGTCCGCGACCCGCCGTTTCGGTGTCTGATCTCGTTCATCTGCTCGGCACAGATGCAGGTGCCGAGGATCCACCGGATGCAGGTCGCGCTCTCGGAGACGTTCGGTGAACCCCTGGAGATCGAAGGGGAGACGTATCACGCGTTTCCGACCCCCGATCGGCTCGCGCGGGCGAGCGAGGAGGAGTTACGAGGCCTCAGTCTCGGTTACCGTGCGCCGTACGTGAAGGCCACCGCGGAGATGGTCGCCGCGGGCGAGGCCCACCCGGAGGAGGCGCTCGGATCCGAGTATGAGGCGGCCAGGGAGTCGCTCACCCGGTTCGTCGGCGTCGGCGAGAAGGTCGCCGACTGCGTGTTGCTCTTCTCGCTGGGCTACCTTCAGGCAGTCCCCCTCGATACCTGGATCAGGAGCGCGATCGCGGAGTACTATCCCGAATGCGATCGGGGGAACTACCGGGACACCTCGCGGGCGATCCGCGAGCGGTTCGGCGGCGAGTACGCGGGGTACGCCCAGACGTACGTCTTCCATTTTCTCAGAACAGGTGGAAGACGGCCTGAACGGCCCGAAAACGACTGATTTACCCGAGGTAAACCCTCGCGACACTCCGCGATCTTCGGGAGGTGCGTCGGCGTGACGGAGATCTCCACCGCCGAGCGCACGGACCTGCTGCTCGACTACCTCCTCGAGGAGTACGCGGAGCTCCGTGAGGCCGAGGAGAACGCAGCGGCGGCGGGTGCGCTCGCGCTCGCGACCGATCGCCTCCAGGAGGCTCGGGAGGAGGTCGTCGCCTACGAACGGATCAGCGACCGGGAGGGGTCGGCGTGAGCTCGCGAAGCCGATCCGGTGGGGTCGGGAAGTGGTCCCGATGCGACGGGTGCGACGAGCTCCTCCTGCCCGATGCGCAGTGCGACAACCCGATTTGCCCGGAGCGTGGTTCGCGATGAGCGCCGAGCGCTACGCCCGGACGATCCCGACCTGTCCCGCGTGCGGTCGGGTCCTCTCTACAGGCGATCGGGACGGTGCTGTGTTCGAGTGTTCACGATCACGCTGCCGGCGCCGGTCGCCGGTCCAGGAGGTCTACGATGTCTGAGGCCGTCGAGCGGAAGGCCGAGGTCACGAAGCGCCGAGTCGGAGCGCTGCTCGGTCGCCGGCGTCAGAACCTCGATCGAGACAGCCACATCACCGACTACGACCGGATTGAGGATGGTCACAAGGTCGACAAGCGCACGGCCCCTGGTCCTCGAGATCAGACGAACAAGGTCGACCGTGATCTCACCGCGCTCTACGGCGCCGCTCCGAGCACGACGACCGACCCGGACCTGCTGGTCGTCTCCGCGCGGATCGCCGCGGAGAAGGGGCCGACCGACAACCCACACGTCCCGGCGACCGATCAGGTCCTCGACGACGCCCTCGAGCGGATGGAACGCGAGGGTCTCACGCCGGCGTGGGAGCTCGTCGACGGCGAGGGAGGTCAGGGTTAATGGCGGGTCCGCACATCCAGCCTCACCAGCCCGTCGCCGACGACAAGGAGCGGCGGATCCGAGCGCTCGAGGCGCGGATGGATGGGTTCAGCCGCAAGTTCGACCTTCTCGTCGAGACGATCCTCGGCGACCCGGACGAGCTCGGTGCGTACGAACCCGACGAGGTCCGCGACATGCTCCAGCGCCTCCAGGACGTCGAGGAGGACCTCGAGGAGATCGGCCAGAAGGTCGCGATCGTCAGCCGCGACGGTGGCGCAGACACGCCGGATGCGAGGGCTCAACGACTCCGCCAGGTTCTCTACAACAACGCGAAGGGGAACCACGGAGTCGCCCGTCTCACACGCGACGAGGCGAACGGGGCGCTCGGAGGAGGGTACCACAAAGGCTCAGTTCTCGACGCGATGAAGCGAGCCGCCGATGGGAGAGAGGCCGATATCGACGGTGCATCCCGACTCAACCCGTTGGACGGTGTGACCTTTACCACAGGCAGCGGAAAGGGCTCTCCAAGCCGTGTAGAGATCGATCTGACCGATCTGACGGGTGCGGAGATTCGTCAGAATCTGACGACGGAAATAGAGGGTAAGGGGGTCTGAGATGGGTTATTTCCACCGAGGACTTCCACCTCCCCAAACACGTTCTAATAACCGCAGTAGTTGTAGTATTAATGTAAAGGTATCGTTAGCCGAGGGTACGTCGTCTCGAACGGCGTTCGACGGCGTTCTCTCGGGGTCTGACGGCGTCAAAATGCGTCGTCAGATTCTGACGGAAAATGGGGCGGGACACACTCGACGGATGACATCACAAACGGACGACGGCGAGATCAGACGAGAACTCGCAAAGATCACAAACGAGCGGCAGGCTGGGCGGATCCTCGATTACTATCAGGACCATCTTCTCCGACTGGATCATCCGAGCGGTCGGACGATCTACGTCGGTGTTGCGAACGGATCGTTCCGAGCAGTCTTCTTCGGCACGGGCAACGGCTACGGCCACACACAGGAGATGCAGGGCCCCCATCTCGCACAATACGCCCATGACGAGGAGTGGTCGATCTCGGTCGATCCCGAGCCGTCGAAACGGGTCCGGGAGGCGATGGACGCATGAACTCTATCGGGGCCAAAGTATGCACGTCTCGTGGGAGCTGGTTCCCGTGGATCGACTACGCATCAAACGGTCACGCACGTCATCTGGACGTGTTCATCCCGCTCCCGTTTGACCGAGATCTCTGGATCTACTACTCGAGAGGGATCCGATGACCGCCGACTCGAACGACGTCGCGGCCTGTCCACACTGCGACGGTACACACTGGAACGCGCGCACGAAGATTCCGAGCTCCGAACCCCGGTATCGGTGTCACGACTGCGGGGAGACGTTCGACGAGATCCGATACCGGCCACCGAGGGACGGCAACCGATCGGTCTCGGGGCTGGCGAAGGTCCTCCTCGATCTCGGAAAGGAGGCCGACCGATGAACATCTCAGAGGAACGTGTGGTAGAGGTCCTAATATGGGCCACAGTGGTAATCGTCGCGTGGTCAGCGAGCATAGAGCTCGCGACGTTCTTTTTAGCGGTGATGATTCTCTCCCTTGTTTTGGCTCAGACGCGCCGTGAGGTGGAAACGTGACTGCGAGAGACGTCCTGATCCGCCACGGCTCGGTCGAGATCGTCCTCCGCGATCACTACTGGTTCAAAGGCCGAGCCGTCGATCGCATCGGACCCTACGCCGGGCACGACGAACTGCTCCAGCGGATCGGTGAACGTCGCGAGCTCGAGCTCCAGCACGTCTACTCGGTAGGTGATGCTCGATGAGCTATCCCTGCCCGTACTGCGAGCGCGAGTTAGACAGCTGGTTCTTTTTCGAGCGCCACAAACGCAAGCTCTGTCCGGAGCGCCCGAGCGCCCCGGCACGGAACGGAGCCGAGAATGATGAGTGACTCCCCGCTCACCGACCGCGTCGCCCTCAAGGAGCTCACGAACGGCTCGACGCTCGTGTTCTACATCATCAAGTGGTACGGCCCGATCACCCCCTCGGAGATCGCCGAACGGGCCGGGATGAGTCGGGAGACGGTCTACTCCCGCGCGAACGAACTGAAGCGGCAGAATCTCATCACGTCCCGACACGGCCATACCTCCGACGCGCGCGAAGTAGTGTACGATATAGTGAGCTAACGCTGTTATTTACGTTCTGGGACACGTCCTGCTGCCCGAGGGCACAGTGTAGCCCTTACAGAAGTCAGAGGCACCCGCCCTGACGCGATCCCCACCACCCCAACCCTCGGCCCAACCCCAACACCACCCACCCTTTCCGTACACGCTCGGAGCCCCGGATCCGGGGTTTCCCTATTCATAGCCATGAGCATCTCGAACCCGAACTCCCAGTCAGACCGACCGGAGCGTAGCCCACCAGCACCGACGGACCCGTACGTTTCCATACCCGAGGCCCCCTCGCGCGTTTTTACGGCCCTCATCGACGACAACCACCGTGTGTGCTCGCGGTGTTACCTCCGGATTCGACGCACCCACGAGTTCCCCTGGGAGGTCGGTCGCAAACACTCCGATTACGTCCGCTACATCTACGAGGATCGCCCGGATCACGACCACGACGTGACCGAGGTCGGGTTCTACGAGCAGCCGACGCTTCCAGGACGGTGTCCGAAGGACTATCCGCCGCCGAAGACGGGCGCGGCGAACGAGCTGCGCGGCTCACGTCACTGTGCCTGCTGTGGCGAGTTCGACGCCGAACGGGATCAACCGACACGCTCGACCCGCGAGGCCGTCGACGTCGCGGCGAACATCTCACAGACGCTCGAGGAGTACGAGATCTCCCATGACTGGGTACTCCTCCTCGAGCTCACGAAGCGGCTCAAGCGCTCTCCCGTCACCTCCGGCGACGATCATGCAACGTTCGAGCGTGCGGTCGCGAAGGCGATCGAGCGCGTCCGATGAGCCCGGCATGAGCTGGACGTGCGCGGGCTGCGAGCGTCAGATCCCGTTCGATCCGTCGGGCGATGAGCGGACCGAGAGCGGCGACGTCTGCTATCGGTGTCAAGACGATCGGTAATATAAAAATACCATAAGCCATGTTCGGAATCTCGAGGGATGCCACGCCGGACGCGCCGGTGGGCTCGGCGGACACACGCCGTCTCGTGGCGTTTCACTGGCACTGGACGACCGAGATGACGAACGCCGAGATCGCGACGGCGCTGGGTGTCAGGGAGCGGACGGTCGACAAGTACCTGTCATCGCCACCCTCGCAGGAGGCAAAGGCGAAGATGGCGGACGTCGAGGCCGGCGTTCGGTACGTCGCGATCGCCGAACTGAAAGAGCAGCTCCGTTCGGCTGGTCACGCGTCGAAAACCGCTGAGTGTCCCGTAAAGGTATGGGCCGACGACGACGGGAACCTCAACGTCAAAGACGAGTACGACGACGAGACCGGTGAGGTCGTCGATAAGTATGTCGTGCCAGATACAATCGAGATCGGGCCGGATGAGAAAGCGCGGTATTTCCGGCGAGAGGAAGCTCGAGAGATCATCGATCTGCTGACCGACATCGTCGGGGCGAAAGCCGCCGAGCGCCACAAACACGAACACTCAGGAGAGGGCGGCGGACCGATCGAGGTAGTCATAAATGACAGCATCGTCACAAGCGACGACAGTTGAACTCAACCACCAGTGGACGACCTATCAGGCGGACACGCTCCGGGCGATCCACTCCGGTGAGTACGACCTCGTCGTCCTTCGGACGGGCTACGGGGGTGGGAAGTCGGTGCTGGGCTCGAGGTGGATCCATCGGACGGCACTCCAGCGTGGCGGCGAGTACCTCGTCCTCGCCCCGGACTTCGCGAAGGGCGGTCCGGCGACCTACCGCGTGTTCTTCGACGAACTCCCGGGTGAGAACACCGTCCCGAACGATGCGGCGGGCGATCCGGAGAACTCGCCGATCGTCGCGGGGTACAACGCGAACGAGAAGCGGCTGACGTACACCAACGGAGCCGTCGCCCGGCTCGGGTCGGCCGATAAGTGGAACCGGTACGCCGGCTCCGAGTTCAACGGCATCTGGGGGGACGAGCCGGCACACTACGACACGACGAACCTGTACGACCTCCACGAGATGCTCGTTTCACGCCAACGGACCGAGGCGGGGCCGAACGTCACGTTGTGGACGTCCACGGGCGCGGGGTTCAACCAGTACTACGACATCACGGAGCGGAAGGTGGACGAGGACGGCGAACCCCTACCGTGGGCGGATCGCATGGAGGTGATCGTCGGGTCGTCGCTCGACAACCCGTTCCTCTCGGAGAAAGAGAAGATGCTCGCACAGTTCGAGGGGACGCCTCGGGAGGCACAGGCGCTTCACGGCGGGTTCGCCGCTGCGCAGGGTCTCGTCTACCCCTCGTTCTCTCGCGAGCGGAACGTTGTCGCCGAATCAGAGGCGTGGGACCTCGTCTCGGGCGACTGGCGGATCTACGGCTACGACCACGGCTGGGCGGATCCCCGCGTCGTCCTCGAGATCGCGAAAACGAGCTACGATCAGTACATCGTCGTCGACTCGTTCTACCGATCCGAGACGAAGTACCAGAAGGCGGTCGACTGGCTCCGAGACAACGAGAAACCGGTCGGGACGATCCACTCGGAGACCGAACCGGAGCACCAGGAGGCATTCCGTTCGGCGGGCTACCCCTGCGAGGGAGCGATCAAGGACCTCGACGAAGGGATCGCGCTCGTCCGGCAGTTCGTCGACGTCGATCACGAGGAGCGGCCGGGCCTGCTCGTCTCGGATCGGTGCGTCGAGCTGGTCCAGGAGTTCATGAGCTACAAAGAGGAGCACGTCGGGAAGTCGGTCGCCGAGGACCACGCACTCGACGCTCTCAGGTACGCTCTGATGGGTGACAACTTCTCGCAGACGAAACCCACGACCGTCAGATACCACGGCTCGCGCCCGGAGGATATGTAACACATGGGACGAATCTCACGCGGGCTCGAAGCCCTCTCGGCCCGCCTCAAGCAGAACGTCGAGACGCGACAGCGACGCCCCCGGTTCAGCATCAGATCCGGCGACCTCGAGGTGGTCGACCCCGGTGAGAACATCTACGACTACTGGCAGACGGTCGAGAACACTCCGATCGTCCGAACCTCGCTGCTGAACTTCGCCTACGACGTCACCGAACCGGGGCTGAAACTCGACGGACCGGATCGGGCGATCAACTATCTCGAAGATGAGTGGATCCCGCAGGCGGGGATCGTTGCAGGGGAGCGTCACAAGCCGTTCGAGCCGCTGCTTGCGCAGTCGGTGGTCCAGCGCTGGGGCCGAGGCGGTATGATGGTCGAGCACGTCCGGGACGACCCGGAGGACGCCAACAGTACGATCACGGGCGTCAACCCGATCCGACCGGAGACGGGCAAGTTCGTCACGCTGCCGAACAAACAGATACTCGTTGAGCCGTCGGATATCGAAGACGGCCTGGTCGACGCGCAGACGGTCCACGAGACGAAGCGGGGGGAGCCCGCGGCGTTCATCCAGTGGCATCCGGACGCGCTACGGCCACACAAGGACCGCGAGACGGTCCCGCTATCGGCTAACGACTTCACGCGCTCGGTGTTCGACCCCGGCCTCGGGACGGAGCAGCTCGACGGCGTCTGGGGCAACCCGATCACGGAGACGATCGACGACGACGTCGCCGGCCTGAAGAACATCCTCCGCTCGACCGAGAAGGTCGTTCTGACGAAAGGTGGCGGCCTCTGGGACGTCTCGTTCGGGCACGAGACACTCGAGTGGGAAGACGAGGAGGGAAAGCACGCCGAGATCTTCATGTGGTCGAAGGAGAGCCAGGACGAGTACGTCGAGGAGATGGAGGACCCCGACCCCGGGGCGATGATGTTCCACGACGGGGCGATCGAGCTCGACAACCTCGCCTCGGAGGTCCCCGACGTCATCCCACACCTCGAGTTCTACGTGAGCAATATCACGAGTGCGCTGCCGACGCCGCTGTTCGTCGTCGGGTTCGAGGAAGGGATCAACCAGTTCGTCACTGAGCGCCAGGACAAGCGCTACCAGCTGTTCATCAACCGCGAGCGAAAGGAACTCGGCGAGTTCGTCACCCAGCTCTTCCGGACGGTCGTCGAGACGAACCTCGGCATCGACGCGACCGACCTGACGGCCCGCGTCGAGCCACCGGAGGAAGCGTCGCCGATCCTCTCGCTGACCGTCGAGGAGCTCGAGAAGGGCGTCCTCTACACCGAGATGCTCCAGAACGTCGCCGGGAATCGCGACCCCTACGAACTCATCGACGACGATCCGCTGTTCGAGCAGATCCTGATGCTCGATCCCGAGACGCAGCGCGACATCGACGAGGACGTCGTCAGCGCCGAGGACGAGGAGGTCCAGGAACAGATCGCGGAGCTTCGGGAGGCGATCCA
This region of Halalkalicoccus sp. CGA53 genomic DNA includes:
- a CDS encoding DNA-3-methyladenine glycosylase family protein; its protein translation is MEHGLIPGEELAGGIDLLSTIESGQTYCWRRADGRTYESDERGGWYTTVVDGEVLRVRQIDDGLKWEATTDPVDRLTHLLRLDDDLDAIVAATPDDPLIDEAYRVHKGLRLVRDPPFRCLISFICSAQMQVPRIHRMQVALSETFGEPLEIEGETYHAFPTPDRLARASEEELRGLSLGYRAPYVKATAEMVAAGEAHPEEALGSEYEAARESLTRFVGVGEKVADCVLLFSLGYLQAVPLDTWIRSAIAEYYPECDRGNYRDTSRAIRERFGGEYAGYAQTYVFHFLRTGGRRPERPEND
- a CDS encoding IS1/IS1595 family N-terminal zinc-binding domain-containing protein — protein: MTADSNDVAACPHCDGTHWNARTKIPSSEPRYRCHDCGETFDEIRYRPPRDGNRSVSGLAKVLLDLGKEADR
- a CDS encoding winged helix-turn-helix domain-containing protein, whose protein sequence is MSDSPLTDRVALKELTNGSTLVFYIIKWYGPITPSEIAERAGMSRETVYSRANELKRQNLITSRHGHTSDAREVVYDIVS
- a CDS encoding terminase large subunit domain-containing protein, with protein sequence MTASSQATTVELNHQWTTYQADTLRAIHSGEYDLVVLRTGYGGGKSVLGSRWIHRTALQRGGEYLVLAPDFAKGGPATYRVFFDELPGENTVPNDAAGDPENSPIVAGYNANEKRLTYTNGAVARLGSADKWNRYAGSEFNGIWGDEPAHYDTTNLYDLHEMLVSRQRTEAGPNVTLWTSTGAGFNQYYDITERKVDEDGEPLPWADRMEVIVGSSLDNPFLSEKEKMLAQFEGTPREAQALHGGFAAAQGLVYPSFSRERNVVAESEAWDLVSGDWRIYGYDHGWADPRVVLEIAKTSYDQYIVVDSFYRSETKYQKAVDWLRDNEKPVGTIHSETEPEHQEAFRSAGYPCEGAIKDLDEGIALVRQFVDVDHEERPGLLVSDRCVELVQEFMSYKEEHVGKSVAEDHALDALRYALMGDNFSQTKPTTVRYHGSRPEDM